The nucleotide window GATCGCAGTCGATCTGTGGCGTCCGGGCGAGGGCATGAACATCGACGCTGCCGCAATCGATACCGCATCGATCAAGACCTATCTCGCGACGGCGCACGATCAGTCCATTTCAAGCTATTTCCTTGACATCATCCCGGACACCTTCGCCAGCGCGCTGACGGAAGGACACGTTCTGCAGGTGCTGTTTATCTCTGTCCTGTTCGGTATCGCCATCGCCGCCATCGGAGAGCGCGGACGCCCGGTGTTCCAGGTGATCGAAAGCGCCTCGCAAGGGTTCTTCAAAATCATCGGCTACATCATGTACTTCGCGCCGCTCGGCGCCTTCGGCGCAATTGCCTTTACCGTCGGTCAGTTCGGCACCGCCTCGCTCTGGTCGCTGGGCGAGTTAATCATCGAGTTCTTCGTCGTCTGCGCACTGTTCACAACAATCGTCCTCGGCAGCGTCGCCCATTGGTGCGGTGTCAGCCTGTGGCGGCTGCTAGGCTATCTCTGGGATGAAATCGTCATCGTCGCTGCGACCACCTCGACCGAAACGGTGCTGCCGCGCCTCATCCAGAAGATGCGCAAGGCCGGCTGTGAGGAAAGTGTGGTCGGCTTCGTCATCCCGGCCGGCTATTCGTTCAATCTCGACGGCACATGCCTCTATCTGACCACCGTCGCGGTGTTCCTGGCACAGGCGACGAACACACATCTGACCTTCTGGCACGAACTCGGCCTGATCGCGGTGCTACTGCTCACCTCGAAGGGAGCGGCGGGCATCGCCGGAGCGGCCTTCGTTGTACTGGCGGCAACCCTGAACACCACCGGAACCATCCCGGTCGCCAGCATCGCGCTGATCCTCGGAATTCACCGCATCCTCGCCGAGGGGCTGACTTTTGTTAATCTGATCGGCAATGCGCTTGCCACCGTCGTGGTCGCCAAATGGGAGGGCAAGCTTGACGAGCAGCTACTGGCCACCACTATCGGCAACGGCCGCTTGCGCGCCAGGCACCAAATCCCCGCCGCTGCGTTGTGACATGGTGAAAGACTCAGCTCTGGTTTGCGATCTATCCTATTTGGAAACCGATGTGTCGCATGTTTCATGCTTTTGCGAGCGCAGGGCCAAGCGCGGTCGTCTTCGGTAAATCCGGCCGAGCGTAGCTTTAAATTCACAAAACACACAGCGCATCGACATAGAACGTTCGCTTTGGTAGCGACCACCGGCAAATCTCACCAAGGCGAACCGGCGGCCGGATCTGTGTGCTGCCGGCGGGAATACCGGGCTGAACTGCGACATCACTACGTCATCAGTCAAGCTGTTTGCCAACAGAACTGCGGAGAGCTTTTTTATTTCCGCGGCAAAACCTATCTACAAATTCTCGGCGGGATTGAGGACAACCGCCGATGCCGCCGAACGCATGGACAGGCCCGGAAAAGAACTTATCTTCGAGGGGCCTTCCTTTCTGGAAGCCTCGAACCGAACAGCACGGGCAACGATCCATGACCAAAGGCTCCGATCTTCTAGTGGCAGCGCTTGAGAACGAAGGTGTCGACCGCATTTTCGGCATCCCAGGCGAAGAGAATCTCGACGTCGTCGAATCCATCCGCAAGTCGTCGATTGAGCTCGTGCTCACCCGACACGAGCAGGCAGCAGCTTTCATGGCGGCGACCTATGGCCGCCTGACAGGAAAGCCCGGCGTCTGCCTGACGACGCTCGGGCCTGGTGCTCT belongs to Rhizobium indicum and includes:
- the dctA gene encoding C4-dicarboxylate transporter DctA, with protein sequence MTPEGETQKPAGRFSLLGQLWFQVLAGTLLGILLGHFAPATAVAMKPFGDAFIKMIRMMIGPIIFVTVVHGIAGMNDMKSVGRVALKSIIYFEAITILALIFGLIAVDLWRPGEGMNIDAAAIDTASIKTYLATAHDQSISSYFLDIIPDTFASALTEGHVLQVLFISVLFGIAIAAIGERGRPVFQVIESASQGFFKIIGYIMYFAPLGAFGAIAFTVGQFGTASLWSLGELIIEFFVVCALFTTIVLGSVAHWCGVSLWRLLGYLWDEIVIVAATTSTETVLPRLIQKMRKAGCEESVVGFVIPAGYSFNLDGTCLYLTTVAVFLAQATNTHLTFWHELGLIAVLLLTSKGAAGIAGAAFVVLAATLNTTGTIPVASIALILGIHRILAEGLTFVNLIGNALATVVVAKWEGKLDEQLLATTIGNGRLRARHQIPAAAL